A portion of the Bacteroidales bacterium genome contains these proteins:
- a CDS encoding carbohydrate kinase: MKLLGYDIGSSSVKASIVDAETGRCLAGVFFPKTEMEIKAIRPGWAEQHPDLWWQNLVLATREVIGRAGINASEIKAIGISYQMHGLVIVDAKGNVLRPSIIWCDSRAVSIGDKAFKEIGPSVCLENLLNSPGNFTASKLRWVRENEPDIYRQIHKIMLPGDYIAWRLTGRMVTTPSGLSEGILWDFRKNSISKDILQYYEIDESLIPEIVPTFSIQGQLIPEAAQELGLMPGTAVAYRAGDQPNNALSLNVLNPGEIAATAGTSGVVYGVSEEITYDPKSRVNTFAHVNHAPGRNRLGVLLCINGTGILNSWIRKHVLDGLNYERMNDLAETIPPGSEGLLVLPFGNGAERMLENKDPGAAFVHLNFNIHTASHLIRAAHEGIVFSFAYGMEIMNQVGISPSVIRAGNANMFLSPVFRKSLATLTNARIELYDTDGSQGAARGAGIGAGIYKDSAEAFNHLHKIGSIEPDTGIRPALEEAYTQWKQALDNYLG, translated from the coding sequence ATGAAGTTACTTGGTTACGACATTGGAAGCTCGTCGGTTAAAGCAAGCATTGTAGATGCTGAAACAGGCAGGTGCCTGGCCGGAGTGTTCTTTCCGAAAACAGAAATGGAGATTAAAGCAATACGCCCGGGCTGGGCCGAACAACATCCTGACCTCTGGTGGCAAAATCTGGTACTGGCCACCCGCGAAGTTATCGGCCGGGCCGGAATTAATGCTTCTGAAATTAAGGCAATCGGCATCTCCTATCAGATGCACGGACTGGTGATTGTCGATGCAAAAGGAAATGTGCTCCGGCCGTCAATTATCTGGTGCGATAGCCGTGCCGTTTCAATCGGAGATAAAGCATTTAAGGAAATCGGGCCATCGGTCTGCCTGGAAAACCTGCTCAACTCTCCCGGGAATTTTACCGCATCAAAACTGCGCTGGGTCAGGGAAAACGAACCTGACATTTACCGCCAGATTCACAAAATCATGCTGCCCGGGGATTACATTGCCTGGCGCCTCACCGGAAGGATGGTGACAACACCCTCCGGCCTTTCAGAAGGAATTTTATGGGATTTCAGGAAGAACAGCATTTCCAAAGACATTCTTCAGTATTACGAGATTGACGAGTCGCTTATTCCCGAAATTGTTCCCACGTTTTCCATTCAGGGCCAGCTGATACCGGAAGCCGCACAAGAACTTGGCCTGATGCCGGGAACAGCTGTTGCCTACAGAGCAGGCGATCAGCCCAATAATGCCCTCTCATTGAATGTATTAAACCCCGGCGAAATTGCAGCTACTGCAGGCACCTCCGGTGTCGTTTACGGGGTGAGCGAAGAAATTACCTATGACCCTAAAAGCCGGGTCAATACCTTTGCGCATGTTAACCATGCACCGGGCCGCAACCGGCTCGGAGTACTGCTCTGCATCAACGGAACCGGGATTCTGAATTCCTGGATCAGGAAACACGTGCTCGACGGACTAAACTATGAACGAATGAACGATCTGGCTGAAACCATACCTCCCGGATCTGAAGGTTTGCTGGTACTTCCTTTCGGAAATGGCGCCGAAAGAATGCTGGAGAACAAAGACCCCGGGGCAGCCTTTGTCCATCTGAACTTCAATATCCACACCGCATCCCACCTTATCCGCGCAGCCCATGAAGGAATCGTTTTTTCTTTCGCTTACGGTATGGAAATCATGAACCAGGTTGGAATCAGCCCATCCGTTATCCGGGCCGGAAATGCCAATATGTTCCTTAGCCCTGTTTTCAGAAAATCACTGGCCACCCTCACAAACGCTCGGATCGAACTTTACGACACCGACGGTTCCCAGGGGGCCGCGCGGGGAGCAGGCATAGGTGCAGGAATTTACAAAGACTCTGCAGAAGCGTTTAATCATCTGCACAAAATAGGCAGTATTGAACCCGATACCGGCATCCGCCCGGCTCTTGAAGAAGCCTACACACAGTGGAAACAGGCATTGGATAACTATTTAGGATAA
- the xylA gene encoding xylose isomerase, with translation MDYLIGNKEFFKGIGKIHYEGKESKNPLSFKFYDENMVIGGKTLKEHLRFAMAYWHTLCGTGGDPFGPGTKNFPWNAASDPMVRAREKMDAAFEFMTKIGIPFWCFHDYDLVEEAPSPAESEKRVFSMVEYAKEKQKASGIKLLWGTANLFSHPRYMNGAATNPDFNVLPFAAFQVKNAISATIELGGGGYVFWGGREGYMSLLNTNMKREIDHLGRFLAMARDYGRKAGFKGTFLIEPKPMEPTKHQYDFDASTVISFLRYYGLDKDFKLNIEVNHATLAGHTFQHELQVAADAGMFCSIDANRGDYMNGWDTDQFPIDLYELTEAMLVIQEAGGFTTGGINFDAKTRRNSTDLEDIFIAHIAGMDAFARAFLIAHNILEHSDYRKLRKERYASFDSGKGKLFEEGKLTLEELSSLALHASEPAQISGKQELYEAIINQFI, from the coding sequence ATGGACTACTTAATCGGAAACAAAGAATTTTTTAAAGGAATAGGAAAAATTCATTACGAAGGGAAAGAATCAAAAAATCCTCTCTCCTTTAAGTTTTATGACGAAAACATGGTAATTGGAGGGAAAACGCTGAAAGAGCATCTCCGCTTTGCCATGGCTTACTGGCATACATTATGCGGAACCGGAGGAGATCCTTTCGGCCCGGGCACAAAGAATTTCCCATGGAATGCTGCTTCCGACCCAATGGTGCGCGCCAGAGAAAAAATGGATGCTGCTTTCGAGTTTATGACCAAAATAGGAATCCCTTTCTGGTGCTTTCACGATTATGACCTTGTGGAAGAGGCCCCCTCTCCGGCCGAATCAGAAAAAAGAGTTTTTTCCATGGTGGAGTATGCCAAAGAAAAACAAAAGGCTTCCGGAATAAAGCTTTTATGGGGTACGGCCAACCTTTTCTCTCACCCCCGCTATATGAACGGGGCTGCCACCAATCCCGATTTTAATGTTCTGCCCTTTGCTGCCTTTCAGGTAAAAAATGCCATCAGTGCAACCATTGAACTTGGAGGAGGAGGGTACGTTTTCTGGGGAGGCCGCGAAGGATATATGTCATTGCTCAATACCAACATGAAACGGGAAATTGACCACCTGGGACGTTTTCTTGCCATGGCCCGCGATTATGGCCGCAAAGCTGGCTTCAAGGGCACCTTCCTGATCGAACCAAAACCCATGGAACCCACCAAACACCAGTACGATTTTGATGCATCTACCGTGATTTCTTTTCTCCGGTATTACGGCCTCGACAAAGACTTCAAACTGAACATCGAAGTGAATCATGCCACCCTGGCCGGCCATACCTTCCAGCATGAACTGCAGGTAGCGGCCGATGCAGGAATGTTCTGCAGTATTGACGCCAACCGGGGTGACTATATGAACGGATGGGATACAGACCAGTTCCCGATTGACCTTTATGAACTCACCGAAGCCATGCTGGTCATACAGGAAGCCGGAGGATTCACCACCGGCGGCATCAATTTCGACGCCAAAACAAGAAGAAATTCCACTGACCTGGAAGACATTTTTATTGCTCATATAGCAGGTATGGATGCCTTTGCCCGTGCTTTCCTTATCGCCCACAATATCCTGGAACACTCCGATTACAGAAAACTCCGTAAAGAACGGTATGCCTCCTTCGACAGCGGAAAAGGCAAACTGTTTGAAGAAGGAAAACTAACCCTCGAAGAATTGAGCAGTCTGGCACTTCATGCCTCTGAACCAGCCCAGATAAGCGGAAAACAGGAATTGTACGAGGCAATTATTAACCAGTTTATTTAG